A region of Nakaseomyces glabratus chromosome M, complete sequence DNA encodes the following proteins:
- the HHO1 gene encoding histone H1 (CAGL0M02783g~Has domain(s) with predicted DNA binding activity, role in nucleosome assembly and nucleosome, nucleus localization): MAAKKVTKDTKPGYKNLIIEGLKALNNGKGASRVALKKYIKDNHSDVASVSLFDSYFNNAIKKGIDSKEFHFPKGPSGVLKLVKPASTSTTTKAKTTDKKVTKKSTASKASEKKTPAKKTATATTKKVTKPKKDEKKKTTQKKSSAITYREMILTGVLSMNNGKGASRMALKKFIKDKYPTNVEKVVNFDYLVNNAIKKGVESGELSQPSGPSGMVKILKKGKESIKSI; this comes from the coding sequence ATGGCTGCCAAGAAAGTTACTAAGGATACTAAACCAGGTTACAAGAACTTGATCATCGAAGGTTTGAAAGCCTTGAACAACGGTAAAGGTGCTAGTCGTGTagcattgaagaaatacaTCAAGGATAACCACTCTGATGTTGCTTCCGTTTCTTTGTTCGATAGCTACTTCAACAACGCTATCAAGAAAGGTATCGATAGCAAAGAATTCCACTTTCCAAAGGGTCCTTCTGGTGTCTTGAAGCTTGTGAAGCCAGCTTCTACATCTACCACAACAAAGGCTAAGACCACAGACAAGAAGGTCACCAAGAAGTCCACCGCTTCCAAGGCCTCCGAAAAGAAGACTCCAGCTAAGAAGACCGCCACTGCTACTACCAAAAAAGTAACCAAGCCAAAGAAGgatgagaagaaaaagactACTCAAAAGAAGTCTAGTGCTATCACTTACAGAGAGATGATTCTAACGGGTGTCCTATCCATGAACAACGGTAAAGGTGCCTCCCGTATggctttgaagaaattcatCAAGGACAAATACCCAACTAATGTCGAGAAGGTAGTAAACTTCGACTACCTAGTCAATAATGCCATTAAGAAAGGTGTAGAGTCCGGTGAGTTGTCTCAACCTTCTGGTCCATCTGGTATGGTTAAGATCTTGAAAAAGGGTAAAGAGTCTATCAAATCCATTTAA
- the NAN1 gene encoding Nan1p (CAGL0M02805g~Protein of unknown function): MDIDKFHLSLVSGGKPSLARNVDTPDSKKNSTLLSDDLTHYVIPFNNQIKIYSTETKHCVKTIKFPNHEVLNTVFMNDDVKIVHFAFGDMTKTNDTIDNELLSIVTNTGSLLVLNLKGKLVEDPKHLNISAKLNDPKESISKILFGEATQQIKLITSKVNSDNTLAYYLYDCSFEDNISLTCTHELQNVQNISWSNNNLYLSYLVEQPKSEGSSKTEKIFKCISIFDDSLNQEFDLSIILPSTTVSQSSNSKTVSTIAIDNNGIQLAVGFFSGVITIVDLADLQTRLLKWHIDSVLSLTFTDDGSYLLSGGWEKVLSFWQLATNMQQFLPRLNGVIVDIDTIGNGKFYSLTLQLTENVTSADYQILLLNAADLTSVLSITGPLAVFSSETKNSKQPLSSMNTKTSESVSSSVVSKKKLKKKLLKNKRQDFTVPACINPVSKQIYFPHMSAIQVYDFYKNEPIAYQYVTSAVAGAMGKVRTELNIQEPLITEVQFTKDGKWMITQETEFPPEDLPSSKDLNYILKFWNKESGEGDWQLKTKVLNPHGLAVPITKILVAPSCINNSEGCLTADNNGGLKYWSFEKHEKNWCLTKVSLPNFNHFSNSVSLAWSSDGSLIFHGFDDKLQVIEFDTLRKFESSFSELTFDFEIQALLLSNDKTLVVATKTTLYAFDILAGAITHSYDLFPYIDGVYKNTNISRLLACNSKSGQIALVVNQQVEDESNNKTLNYKSSIIIFSADLSERVGSYSHDEYISCIEWNYESDFIFMDIQSRLGVVGATVSTEMSDEVNNEGVFDGLYHESGNSFHEELKKLSSQKVEAENVDTEDKNDVDLEFINGNFANKAINMNSFTSMMDNIQNIQMESLFDRVMKVLK; the protein is encoded by the coding sequence atgGATATCGACAAGTTTCATTTGTCGTTAGTCTCAGGTGGTAAACCATCTCTGGCAAGGAACGTTGACACACCAGACTCCAAGAAGAATTCCACTCTCCTGTCTGATGACCTTACCCATTATGTGATCCCATTCAATAATCAGATTAAGATATACTCCACAGAAACTAAACATTGTGTGAAGACAATCAAGTTTCCTAACCACGAAGTCTTGAACACTGTCTTCATGAATGATGATGTCAAAATTGTGCACTTTGCCTTCGGAGACATGACAAAGACTAATGATACTATCGATAACGAATTACTCTCTATTGTTACGAACACTGGCTCTCTATTAGTTCTCAACTTGAAAGGTAAACTAGTGGAAGACCCAAAGCATCTTAACATAAGTGCAAAGTTAAACGATCCGAAGGAaagtatttcaaagatacTATTTGGTGAAGCAACACAACAGATAAAATTGATCACATCTAAGGTTAACAGCGACAACACACTTGCTTATTACTTATACGATTGTTCGTTTGAGGACAATATATCATTGACATGCACACATGAGTTACAAAATGTGCAAAATATATCTTGGTCCAACAACAATCTGTATTTATCCTATTTGGTCGAACAACCAAAGTCAGAAGGATCTAGCAAAACTGAGAAGATATTCAAGtgtatttctattttcGATGATAGTTTAAACCAAGAGTTTGATCtttcaattattttacCATCAACTACTGTATCGCAGTCCAGTAACTCTAAAACTGTATCGACCATTGCTATTGATAACAATGGTATACAGTTAGCTGTGGGTTTCTTTTCTGGTGTCATTACTATAGTCGATTTAGCAGATCTACAAACCAGACTACTCAAATGGCACATAGATTCTGTCTTGTCCCTAACGTTTACTGATGATGGATCTTACTTACTTTCAGGTGGTTGGGAAAAAGTGCTCAGCTTTTGGCAGTTAGCCACCAATATGCAACAGTTCTTGCCCAGATTGAACGGTGTTAttgttgatattgataCCATCGGAAATGGTAAGTTCTACTCCTTGACTCTACAATTGACGGAAAATGTTACATCTGCAGACTATCAAATACTGCTACTAAATGCTGCAGACCTGACCTCTGTCCTTTCAATAACAGGCCCTTTGGCAGTTTTCTCAAGTGAAACCAAAAATAGTAAACAACCATTATCCTCGATGAATACAAAAACATCAGAGTCTGTTTCATCATCAGTTGtgtcaaagaagaaactaaagaagaaactactgaaaaacaaaaggCAAGACTTCACTGTTCCTGCTTGTATCAATCCTGTATCTAAGCAAATCTATTTTCCACACATGTCAGCAATTCAGGTTTACGACTTTTATAAGAATGAACCTATTGCATATCAATACGTGACTTCAGCTGTTGCTGGTGCGATGGGTAAGGTTAGAACCGAACTAAACATCCAAGAGCCTCTTATCACTGAGGTCCAATTTACCAAAGATGGTAAATGGATGATCACACAAGAGACAGAATTTCCTCCTGAGGATCTTCCATCATCTAAAGATCTAAATTACATACTTAAATTTTGGAATAAAGAATCTGGTGAAGGAGACTGGCAACTGAAAACTAAGGTTTTAAATCCCCATGGTCTAGCTGTTCCTATTACCAAGATTTTGGTTGCGCCATCATGTATTAACAATTCCGAAGGTTGCTTGACTGCCGACAATAATGGCGGATTAAAGTACTGGTCATTTGAAAAGCATGAGAAAAACTGGTGTTTAACAAAAGTGTCCCTACCAAATTTCAATCATTTTAGTAATTCTGTATCTTTGGCATGGTCCTCAGATGGTAGTTTAATATTCCATGGATTTGATGATAAGCTTCAAGTGATAGAATTTGATACATTAAGGAAATTCGAATCATCATTCAGCGAATTGacatttgattttgaaatacAAGCTTTACTATTATCAAATGACAAGACTTTAGTTGTTGCTACCAAAACTACATTATATGCATTTGATATTCTAGCAGGTGCTATAACTCACTCATACGATCTTTTCCCATACATCGATGGCGTGTACAAGAACACTAACATTTCAAGACTGCTTGCTTGTAATAGCAAGAGTGGTCAAATTGCTTTAGTTGTTAACCAACAAGTCGAAGATGAATCCAATAACAAAACACTTAACTATAAATCaagtataataatattttccGCTGACCTTTCGGAAAGAGTCGGCTCCTATAGCCATGATGAGTACATTTCTTGTATTGAGTGGAATTATGAAAGTGATTTTATCTTCATGGATATACAATCAAGATTAGGTGTTGTTGGTGCTACAGTTAGTACAGAAATGTCTGATGAGGTCAATAATGAAGGTGTCTTCGACGGCCTATATCACGAAAGTGGTAATAGTTTCCATGAAGaacttaaaaaattatcttCTCAAAAAGTGGAAGCTGAAAATGTTGATACTGAAGATAAGAACGATGTAGACTTAGAATTCATTAATGGTAATTTCGCTAACAAGGCTATCAATATGAACAGTTTCACAAGCATGATGGACAATATACAGAATATTCAAATGGAAAGTTTGTTTGATCGTGTCATGAAGGTCCTGAAATAA
- a CDS encoding 40S ribosomal protein uS2 (CAGL0M02849g~Ribosomal protein S2) — MSLPATFDLTPEDAQLLLAANTHLGARNVQVHQEPYVFNARPDGVHVINVGKTWEKLVLAARIIAAIPNPEDVVAISSRTYGQRAVLKFAAHTGATPIAGRFTPGSFTNYITRSFKEPRLVIVTDPRSDAQAIKEASYVNIPVIALTDLDSPSEYVDVAIPCNNRGKHSIGLIWYLLAREVLRLRGALTDRTQPWSIMPDLYFYRNPEEIEQQTAEEAAQEAGEEEAKEEVTEEQTEAAEWAQENADNVEW; from the exons ATGTCTTTGCCAGCTACTTTTGATCTTACCCCAGAGGACGCCCAACTTTTGTTGGCTGCTAACACCCACCTAGGTGCTAGAAACGTTCAA GTCCACCAAGAACCATACGTCTTCAACGCTAGACCAGACGGTGTCCACGTCATTAACGTCGGTAAGACCTGGGAAAAGTTGGTTTTGGCTGCTAGAATCATTGCTGCCATTCCAAACCCAGAAGATGTTGTCGCCATCTCCTCTAGAACCTACGGTCAAAGAGCCGTTTTGAAGTTCGCCGCTCACACTGGTGCTACTCCAATTGCTGGTAGATTCACTCCAGGTTCTTTCACCAACTACATCACCCGTTCTTTCAAGGAACCAAGATTGGTCATTGTTACCGACCCAAGATCCGATGCTCAAGCCATCAAGGAAGCTTCTTACGTTAACATCCCAGTCATCGCTTTGACTGACTTGGACTCCCCATCTGAATACGTCGATGTCGCTATCCCATGTAACAACAGAGGTAAGCACTCTATCGGTTTGATCTGGTACTTGTTGGCCAGAGAAGTCTTGAGACTAAGAGGTGCTTTGACTGACAGAACCCAACCATGGTCTATCATGCCAGATTTGTACTTCTACAGAAACccagaagaaattgagCAACAAACTGCTGAAGAAGCTGCTCAAGAAGctggtgaagaagaagctaaGGAAGAAGTTACTGAAGAACAAACCGAAGCTGCTGAATGGGCTCAAGAAAACGCTGACAACGTTGAATGGTAA
- the MNN5 gene encoding alpha-1,2-mannosyltransferase MNN5 (CAGL0M02871g~Ortholog(s) have alpha-1,2-mannosyltransferase activity, role in protein glycosylation and Golgi apparatus localization): MVSMRLLMNSLRKRKLLVAIQVVVLFLIFSHSFGTDYLIPYNSNTEYASSAARVQPMQLPDPVAKKTLIGNVLRAALDAKPSPFKLDRDALKTSSCPKKGDVSSGGIDQFHWTSAKNLKACLNLDDYAIKTLSEAHSRYMKTLFNDKGEFAISKSDFKKLYPNEKGIVTLGGGRYTILAMLMIETVRRHGSTLPVEVMFPPEDEGEFDFCNNWLPKHNGRCVMMSQEVPFEILQKDKEVRFKSYQIKSLALLLTSFKQFVFIDADNNAMKNIDHIFDTEAFKTHGLILWPDLWKRFTNPGFYDIAGVKYDLGKRVRNVNDDASPPETYDPNHSIYTTHDLKQREEIAKHLYEDVSLADLDGTIADTTTESGQMMVDNKKHLSTLLLALYYNIYGPDLYYYMMSMGTAGEGDKETFISAAHVLHLPYYQVKTNIGFDGYVNDVDNQFKGVGLMQTDFEQDYQRHKQVLKELATEKPLEPVKYQLPNHFQDKMKNPDGTSLDIMFLHASFHKFDPADLAKSKQYFKQNGEQVRGYNRIDAYKNFDFELFSFKKLYDNLCTSDHISFKSLKKHEGTEFWTSMCSYFKQRVDFLTKTKPANAFI, translated from the coding sequence ATGGTATCAATGCGACTATTGATGAATAGTCTACGAAAGAGGAAGCTACTCGTGGCTATCCAAGTGGTAGTGTTGTTTCTTATTTTCAGCCACTCTTTTGGTACTGATTATTTGATACCATACAACAGCAACACAGAATATGCATCTTCTGCCGCGCGTGTCCAGCCGATGCAGCTGCCTGATCCAGTTGCTAAAAAGACTCTTATCGGAAACGTGTTGAGGGCTGCCCTAGACGCTAAGCCATCGCCATTTAAGCTAGATAGAGATGCTTTGAAGACCAGCAGTTGCCCAAAGAAAGGTGATGTCTCATCGGGAGGTATTGACCAATTCCACTGGACGTCCGCAAAGAACCTGAAGGCGTGCTTGAACCTGGATGATTACGCCATCAAAACATTGTCTGAAGCCCACTCAAGGTACATGAAGACTCTCTTTAACGATAAAGGTGAGTTTGCCATCTCAAAATCCGACTTTAAGAAGCTGTATCCTAATGAGAAAGGTATAGTCACGCTTGGTGGAGGTAGATATACTATCCTGGCCATGCTAATGATCGAAACTGTGAGACGCCATGGATCTACACTACCAGTTGAAGTGATGTTCCCGCCTGAAGACGAAGGTGAATTTGATTTCTGTAACAATTGGCTACCAAAACACAACGGTAGGTGTGTTATGATGAGTCAAGAAGTCCCATTTGAAATTCTCCAAAAGGACAAAGAGGTTAGATTCAAGAGTTACCAGATTAAGTCATTGGCCCTGCTCTTAACATCTTTTAAGCAGTTTGTGTTCATCGATGCCGACAACAACGCCATGAAGAACATAGATCACATCTTCGATACCGAGGCATTCAAGACCCACGGTTTGATTTTATGGCCTGATTTGTGGAAGAGGTTCACCAATCCAGGCTTCTACGATATTGCCGGTGTAAAGTATGACTTGGGTAAGAGAGTAAGAAACGTTAACGACGATGCATCCCCTCCAGAAACCTATGATCCTAACCATTCCATCTATACTACACACGACCTAAAgcaaagagaagaaatcGCAAAACACTTATATGAGGATGTATCCCTTGCCGACCTGGATGGTACAATAGCTGATACCACCACAGAGTCTGGACAGATGATGGTTGACAACAAGAAGCATTTGTCAACTCTATTGTTGGCCCTTTATTATAACATTTATGGCCCTGATCTTTACTATTACATGATGTCAATGGGGACTGCTGGTGAGGGTGACAAAGAGACATTTATTTCTGCTGCTCATGTACTACATCTTCCATATTACCAAGTCAAAACTAACATAGGCTTCGATGGATATGTTAACGATGTTGATAATCAATTCAAAGGTGTTGGCTTGATGCAAACAGATTTTGAACAAGATTACCAAAGACACAAGCAAGTATTAAAGGAGTTGGCCACTGAAAAACCATTAGAACCTGTGAAGTACCAACTTCCAAATCATTTCCAAGATAAAATGAAGAATCCAGATGGAACTTCCTTGGATATAATGTTTTTGCATGCCAGTTTCCACAAGTTCGATCCTGCTGACCTGGCAAAATCGAAGCAATACTTCAAGCAAAACGGGGAGCAAGTCCGTGGTTATAATAGAATCGATGCGTACAAAAACTTCGATTTTGAGTTATTTagcttcaagaaattgtaCGATAACCTTTGTACCTCTGATCACATATCTTTTAAatcattgaagaaacatGAGGGCACGGAATTCTGGACTTCTATGTGCAGTTACTTCAAACAAAGGGTTGACTTTTTAACTAAAACTAAGCCTGCCAATGCATTCATATGA
- a CDS encoding uncharacterized protein (CAGL0M02893g~Protein of unknown function), which produces MNNHRSTYINQILERKDPYEATETLRIRLSQAKLLNTNLYLFLNQLADLRRNYNQQLRKIIIENEDLNSMLRKQMIENNVLTAEEMQHFTFNSLGEIEPLWNTLVSELKLDLAANTKFSKVIEDEVILGIKNSVEKNSNWGTSKHLHSKLSKVAVSLKRNKDPNTHAELQSEWDADKAKLFQIFETMDYERLYSVKDCLLKYQSGYTDYILKTTEKCDTYMTQFLEFNPEKEIQRFANDASNYKFSQVQPGNNAKYAPSNMNTPNQERGSFNDKTSPSRFASASTVIKHDMGSEQPIMLEDSTTYKNMNKTQKLKSKMGSIFGKNKLKSKKSQQRLSSSPEKPPLSKSFSSASASTNYSSRKSQMASTMQTPQVDIQNRESGITDQISSSNISTPKSFQQQPKIEQAPIASMSQPALIPNQKDKPLPDINQSKKERDIVSDQNAKSTPEIIQHKPLHITSPNSSKSQTPRQWSTSSAASTTNNEPPAYSPHLSNNDNMPNNTAANTLGSQQMMQPQLTGELTALQAQTTGATGTSSANNSLFQHLPDDFSIFGLNASIAEVLNATFKDGVLTSSQLVGEVALNYVKNTVMNTPLPIGLNLQVTNASTFNKVILNQAFMEKVADTEYKVNPQFIDGRTLGAMKYSIDNTTVPVVIHPIWKFEPHQASVVLTVGLSNQIPESINELTLSDFTVMVNIAGTESTSALSKPQGTFNREKNRITWKFKEPLTISRDGENVKLIGRFMTNGQGFEPSDGVMLKFVIREQQGQQDASINIIGSKITLSVQEYDVENPFGGEWQPMRTNRTLASGNYIATS; this is translated from the coding sequence ATGAACAATCATAGGTCAACTTATATCAATCAAATTTTGGAACGAAAAGACCCCTATGAGGCTACTGAGACATTGAGGATACGACTATCACAGGCTAAACTTTTGAACACAAacttatatttatttttgaatcaACTTGCTGATCTAAGGAGAAACTATAACCAACAACTGCGTAAGataattattgaaaatgaagattTAAATAGTATGCTTAGAAAGCAAATGATTGAAAACAATGTTCTTACAGCCGAGGAAATGCAACACTTTACATTCAATTCTTTAGGAGAAATAGAACCTCTATGGAATACACTGGTATCAGAATTAAAACTCGATCTTGCTGCTAACACTAAATTCAGTAAGGTTATCGAAGATGAGGTAATTTTAGGTATCAAAAATTCTGTGGAGAAGAATAGCAATTGGGGAACCAGCAAGCACCTTCATTCCAAGTTAAGTAAGGTAGCAGTCTcattaaaaagaaataaggACCCTAATACACATGCTGAACTCCAATCAGAATGGGATGCCGATAAAGCAAAACTATTCCAAATTTTCGAAACAATGGACTATGAAAGACTTTATTCAGTCAAAGATTGTCTGTTGAAGTACCAATCTGGTTATACcgattatattttaaagaCAACCGAAAAATGTGACACATACATGACACAGTTTTTGGAGTTCAACCCTgagaaagaaattcaaagatTTGCCAATGATGCTTCCAATTACAAATTTAGCCAAGTGCAACCCGGAAATAATGCTAAGTATGCCCCATCTAATATGAACACACCAAACCAGGAAAGAGGCTCATTCAATGATAAAACGTCTCCAAGTAGATTTGCTTCAGCTTCAACTGTAATTAAGCATGATATGGGATCGGAGCAACCTATCATGCTGGAAGACTCTACGActtataaaaatatgaacAAAACCCAGAAGCTGAAATCGAAAATGGGTTCCATTTTTGGTAAAAATAAGTTAAAGAGCAAAAAATCGCAACAACGCTTAAGCTCTTCACCTGAAAAACCACcattatcaaaatcattTAGCTCAGCAAGTGCGTCAACTAATTATTCTAGTAGAAAGTCGCAAATGGCTTCAACAATGCAAACACCTCAAGTAGACATACAAAATCGTGAAAGTGGTATTACCGACCAGATTTCCTCAAGTAATATTTCAACTCCAAAAAGCTTCCAACAGCAACCAAAAATTGAACAAGCTCCAATCGCTTCAATGAGTCAACCTGCTTTAATACCCAACCAAAAGGACAAGCCTCTGCCAGATATTAACCAAagtaaaaaagaaagagatatAGTTTCCGATCAAAATGCGAAATCTACCCCAGAAATAATTCAACATAAACCTTTGCACATCACATCTCcaaattcttcaaagtcGCAAACACCACGGCAATGGTCGACAAGCAGTGCTGCATCAACTACTAATAATGAGCCACCAGCATACTCACCACATCTAAGCAACAATGATAACATGCCAAACAACACAGCTGCGAATACACTTGGGAGTCAACAAATGATGCAGCCACAATTAACTGGCGAGTTAACTGCTCTGCAAGCTCAAACCACGGGTGCTACCGGTACATCAAGCGCTAATAATTCCCTCTTTCAACATCTACCGGACGATTTCTCAATATTTGGACTTAATGCTAGTATTGCCGAAGTGTTGAATGCAACCTTTAAGGATGGTGTCTTAACATCTTCTCAACTAGTAGGAGAAGTTGCACTGAATTATGTCAAGAATACGGTGATGAACACCCCTCTTCCCATCGGATTGAATCTACAGGTTACGAATGCATCAACCTTCAACAAGGTCATTTTAAATCAGGCATTTATGGAGAAGGTGGCGGATACAGAATATAAAGTTAATCCACAATTTATAGATGGTAGAACATTGGGGGCTATGAAATACTCAATCGATAACACGACCGTGCCTGTTGTCATACACCCAATATGGAAATTTGAGCCTCATCAAGCCAGTGTAGTATTAACTGTTGGTCTCTCAAATCAAATTCCAGAAAGCATAAACGAGTTGACTCTCAGTGATTTTACTGTAATGGTAAATATTGCTGGTACTGAGAGTACAAGTGCATTATCCAAACCACAAGGTACATTTAATAGAGAAAAGAACAGAATTACCTGGAAGTTCAAGGAGCCACTCACGATTTCTAGGGATGGTGAGAATGTTAAATTAATTGGTAGGTTTATGACAAATGGACAGGGTTTTGAACCTAGTGATGGTGTAATGCTAAAATTTGTAATTCGTGAGCAACAGGGGCAACAGGATGcttcaataaatataataggCAGTAAGATAACATTGTCCGTTCAAGAATACGATGTTGAAAATCCATTCGGAGGTGAATGGCAACCAATGAGAACAAACAGAACACTGGCCAGCGGAAATTATATCGCTACATCATAA
- a CDS encoding uncharacterized protein (CAGL0M02915g~Ortholog(s) have role in autophagy of peroxisome and peroxisome localization), whose translation MIRFGMPHNQGSLPAIQASIAYGSSNLPSPEDDFDLRLSPSISGRDTQTLLNYVSSSENDAIISSSRTDDELSGIHDNAENGSSDYYNNILSTSSSTSLGTYEHVIISRTRSPIQEATSLTPNVSTQIDKWCLEIQLDRQRTPSLALADDQVDIDRNDLWTSHILADLDDSHLKRIKEFAAYFLPVLKESRRQQRELQKQTARRNTDTANTRKFRIPSLFNKDLLSLSFENISIESDCSSYIEVLSSPYLNISYSDLT comes from the coding sequence ATGATTCGATTTGGAATGCCACACAACCAAGGGTCTCTGCCAGCAATACAGGCCAGTATAGCCTATGGATCGTCTAACTTACCATCTCCAGAGGACGATTTCGACTTGAGGCTCTCTCCTAGTATATCAGGAAGAGACACTCAGACTTTGCTGAATTACGTTTCCAGTTCTGAGAACGATGCGATTATTAGTTCCAGTAGGACAGACGATGAGCTGTCTGGGATTCATGATAACGCTGAGAATGGGTCCAGCGACTATTACAATAACATACTGTCTACGTCGTCCTCGACATCCTTAGGGACATATGAGCATGTAATCATTAGTCGAACGAGGAGTCCCATTCAGGAGGCAACGTCACTGACGCCTAATGTATCGACTCAGATAGATAAATGGTGCCTTGAGATACAACTAGACAGACAGAGGACACCTTCTCTGGCATTGGCAGATGACCAAGTGGATATAGATAGAAATGACTTGTGGACAAGTCACATACTTGCCGACCTTGATGATAGCCATCTCAAGAGAATCAAAGAGTTTGCGGCTTATTTTTTACCTGTATTAAAGGAGTCTAGAAGACAACAAAGAGAATTGCAAAAACAAACGGCAAGGCGCAATACCGATACGGCTAACACTAGAAAGTTTCGGATACCTAGTTTATTTAATAAAGATCTTCTAAGTCTgtcttttgaaaatatatcCATTGAGTCAGACTGCTCATCTTATATCGAAGTGCTATCCTCCCCATATctaaatatttcatattcAGATTTGACCTGA
- the DSK2 gene encoding ubiquitin domain-containing protein DSK2 (CAGL0M02937g~Ortholog(s) have protein binding, bridging activity and role in spindle pole body duplication, ubiquitin-dependent ERAD pathway), giving the protein MSITIHIKSGQNKWDVSIDPSQTILNLKEEIAKVSEIPSGNQRLIYSGKILKDDQTVESYNIKDDHAIHMVKSGGNASTSNAPTNANESSNSSTTAVPSNIASGQTGGFNPLADLTGARYAGYANLPSADMFGPDGGINNAPDQDEMLRMMENPIFQSQMNEMLSNPEMLDFMIQSNPQLQAMGPQARQMLQSPFFRQMLTNPAMIRQSMQFARMMNGQGGMPGADATDASAFPAPGGDDTETTTGSTENTSTNNRTNSNANANPNAAANPFAALMDPASNPFAAMMGNMNNQQGGAGVQQPAFDPTLLASLLGGQLPAPAQEDNRPPEERYEQQLRQLNDMGFFDFDRNVAALRRSGGSVQGALDALLNGDV; this is encoded by the coding sequence ATGTCGATTACTATCCATATCAAGTCTGGTCAGAACAAATGGGACGTCTCCATCGATCCCTCGCAAACGatcttgaatttgaaagaggaGATTGCCAAAGTTTCTGAGATCCCTTCAGGTAATCAGAGGCTGATTTACTCTGGTAAGATTTTGAAGGATGACCAAACTGTTGAGTCCTACAACATCAAGGATGACCATGCGATACATATGGTGAAGTCTGGTGGTAACGCTTCTACTTCAAATGCTCCTACTAATGCTAACGAATCCAGCAACTCTTCTACCACTGCGGTGCCATCCAACATTGCCTCCGGACAAACTGGCGGTTTCAACCCATTGGCTGACCTTACCGGAGCTCGTTACGCAGGCTACGCCAATTTGCCCTCTGCCGATATGTTTGGCCCCGATGGTGGCATTAATAACGCCCCAGATCAGGACGAAATGCTAAGGATGATGGAAAACCCTATCTTCCAGTCGCAAATGAACGAAATGTTGAGCAACCCAGAGATGCTAGACTTCATGATACAATCCAATCCACAACTACAAGCAATGGGCCCACAGGCTAGACAAATGCTACAGAGTCCGTTCTTCAGACAAATGCTGACAAACCCTGCCATGATTAGACAAAGTATGCAATTCGCAAGAATGATGAACGGTCAAGGTGGTATGCCTGGCGCAGATGCAACAGATGCTTCGGCTTTCCCAGCTCCAGGCGGAGACGATACTGAAACTACTACAGGCTCTACAGAGAACACAAGTACAAACAACAGAACGAACAGTAACGCAAACGCTAACCCTAACGCTGCTGCCAACCCATTTGCCGCACTAATGGATCCTGCAAGCAACCCATTTGCTGCCATGATGGGCAACATGAACAACCAGCAAGGTGGTGCTGGCGTACAGCAACCGGCTTTTGACCCTACCCTATTAGCATCATTGCTAGGTGGACAACTACCTGCACCAGCACAAGAAGACAACAGACCTCCAGAAGAGCGTTACGAACAACAATTAAGACAGCTGAATGACATGGGcttctttgattttgatagaAATGTTGCAGCATTGAGACGTAGTGGTGGCTCTGTTCAAGGAGCTCTTGATGCCCTCCTGAATGGTGATGTGTAA